The following are encoded together in the Desulfitobacterium chlororespirans DSM 11544 genome:
- the sdaAA gene encoding L-serine ammonia-lyase, iron-sulfur-dependent, subunit alpha, with protein sequence MRSTMDYLALAEEKGKRLGEIVLKEQAEEAEKSQDELRKRMAANLQVMREAVQSGLRGERKSLSGLVGGEALKVETLCRSGKSLIGERVSGAIARALAVVEVNASMGKIVAAPTAGSCGVLPAVLLTAEEALGSSEEDMMTALFCAAGIGMIIADRANVSGAEGGCQAEIGSAAGMAAAAAAELAGGSPQACIHAAAIAMKSFLGLACDPVAGLVEVPCVKRNATAATVALAAAEMALSGIASAIPLDEVIDAMNEIGKSMPCSLRETAQGGLAITPTGQRIQAEFL encoded by the coding sequence ATGCGTTCCACCATGGATTATCTGGCCCTGGCTGAAGAAAAAGGAAAAAGGCTTGGCGAAATCGTCTTGAAGGAGCAGGCTGAAGAGGCAGAGAAAAGCCAGGATGAGTTAAGAAAAAGAATGGCCGCCAATCTTCAGGTGATGAGGGAAGCTGTCCAAAGCGGACTGAGGGGAGAAAGGAAATCCTTATCAGGATTGGTGGGCGGAGAAGCCCTCAAAGTAGAAACTTTGTGCCGTTCCGGGAAGAGCTTGATCGGGGAGCGGGTCAGCGGAGCGATTGCCAGAGCTTTGGCCGTGGTAGAAGTCAACGCCAGTATGGGTAAAATCGTGGCAGCTCCCACGGCCGGGTCCTGTGGGGTCCTGCCGGCGGTATTGCTGACTGCTGAGGAGGCCCTTGGCTCTTCTGAGGAAGACATGATGACCGCCCTCTTTTGTGCTGCGGGAATCGGCATGATTATAGCCGATCGGGCCAATGTCTCGGGAGCGGAGGGAGGGTGCCAGGCTGAGATTGGTTCTGCTGCGGGAATGGCCGCGGCAGCAGCAGCGGAATTGGCAGGTGGGAGTCCCCAAGCTTGTATCCATGCTGCAGCCATAGCGATGAAATCCTTCCTGGGGTTGGCTTGTGACCCTGTAGCCGGTCTTGTGGAAGTTCCTTGCGTCAAACGCAATGCCACCGCAGCCACTGTGGCTCTTGCGGCGGCGGAGATGGCTTTATCCGGGATAGCAAGTGCGATTCCTTTAGACGAAGTCATTGATGCCATGAACGAAATCGGCAAAAGTATGCCCTGCTCCCTTCGGGAAACGGCTCAGGGAGGATTAGCCATTACCCCAACCGGGCAGAGAATTCAGGCGGAATTCTTATGA
- the sdaAB gene encoding L-serine ammonia-lyase, iron-sulfur-dependent subunit beta, with the protein MGRSTVFDLIGPVMVGPSSSHTAGAVRLGAMARKICGGQIVEAVLTLHGSFAETGKGHGTNLALAAGLLGMHTDDERIPQALAMAEEQGIAISFRSGDLGDVHPNTVKIKLKAKEGQEVEVVGSSIGGGRIIIGGIDQFKVEIMGDYHTLVVLQNDLPGVVAQVSSLIAATQINIAQMRVSREKKGAHALMIIETDQAIDPAALALIKKLPAVNQAMAIEPLD; encoded by the coding sequence ATGGGACGGAGTACCGTTTTTGATTTAATCGGTCCGGTTATGGTCGGCCCTTCCAGTTCACACACCGCAGGAGCAGTGCGGCTGGGGGCGATGGCCCGAAAGATATGCGGCGGGCAGATCGTTGAAGCTGTATTAACTCTTCATGGTTCCTTTGCCGAGACGGGCAAAGGCCACGGGACGAATCTGGCTTTAGCGGCAGGACTATTAGGAATGCATACCGATGACGAGAGGATTCCTCAAGCCCTGGCGATGGCCGAAGAGCAGGGAATCGCCATAAGCTTTAGAAGCGGAGACTTGGGAGATGTCCATCCCAACACCGTCAAGATCAAGTTGAAAGCTAAGGAAGGACAAGAGGTGGAAGTAGTAGGTTCTTCCATCGGCGGAGGCCGCATCATCATTGGCGGCATTGATCAATTTAAGGTAGAGATCATGGGGGATTACCATACTTTAGTGGTTCTGCAGAATGATCTGCCCGGTGTGGTGGCTCAGGTCAGCTCCCTGATCGCCGCCACACAAATCAATATCGCTCAGATGAGGGTTTCCAGGGAGAAAAAAGGAGCTCACGCGCTGATGATTATCGAGACGGATCAAGCCATCGATCCGGCAGCCTTAGCCCTGATCAAAAAGCTTCCGGCAGTGAATCAGGCTATGGCCATAGAACCCTTGGATTGA
- a CDS encoding DAK2 domain-containing protein: MNGDTGNMITGQQWKQMMRSGARALERKKHDVDALNVFPVPDGDTGTNMNFTIQSAVRDADKTSGATVAEVAAAVSMGSLMGARGNSGVILSQLLRGIAKGLEGHKEAGGQQIAQALQMGVDTAYKAVMRPVEGTILTVAREVAKGAQSSAKQGSDPVKVLKDAYGRGQLTLEKTPDMLPTLKQAGVVDAGGQGFLIILSGWIAALEGQEIEEENVLPVSQVEPQTVRGITAVEDLEFPYCTEFLVKGQNLQVEKIREDLADRGDSLLVVGTEEVVKIHVHVKNPGKILDYAIQWGTLHEVAIHNMLAQNEAMAHAQKMEDIPEENRSKAGQEQEPGSGEEKEHGIVAVAMGEGIAEVFKSLGVDEVIFGGQTMNPSTENLVEAVRKVAAKNVYILPNNGNIVMAARQVKDIVTDRNVFIIPTKSIPQGISALVNYNPYGAAEENARTMEEGLSLIKSGEVTYAVRDSQFGDLEIKEGDILGLIEDVIQVTGRERLQVAQETLGKMNWKEHDLLTVFYGEDVSEEQAQELRAWIEAEAPHIELELYPGNQPLYYYIFGVE, encoded by the coding sequence TTGAATGGAGATACAGGCAATATGATTACAGGACAACAGTGGAAACAAATGATGCGCTCCGGTGCGAGAGCCTTGGAACGCAAGAAGCATGATGTGGATGCATTGAATGTTTTCCCCGTACCTGATGGCGATACCGGAACGAATATGAATTTTACAATTCAATCGGCTGTAAGGGATGCCGATAAAACTTCGGGAGCGACCGTGGCTGAAGTCGCCGCCGCCGTCTCTATGGGTTCTCTGATGGGAGCCCGTGGGAACTCCGGGGTTATTTTATCGCAGCTTTTACGGGGGATTGCCAAGGGTCTGGAAGGGCATAAGGAAGCCGGCGGCCAGCAAATCGCCCAGGCCTTGCAGATGGGCGTGGACACTGCCTATAAAGCCGTCATGAGGCCTGTGGAGGGAACTATTCTCACGGTGGCCCGAGAAGTGGCCAAAGGGGCACAAAGCAGTGCCAAGCAGGGCTCGGATCCTGTGAAGGTTCTGAAAGATGCCTATGGACGCGGACAGCTTACCCTGGAAAAAACACCGGATATGCTTCCCACCTTGAAGCAGGCCGGGGTGGTCGACGCCGGAGGACAAGGATTCCTCATTATACTGAGCGGTTGGATTGCAGCTCTGGAAGGCCAGGAGATTGAAGAAGAAAACGTTCTCCCTGTGTCGCAAGTTGAACCGCAAACAGTGCGGGGAATTACTGCGGTGGAGGATCTGGAATTTCCTTATTGTACGGAATTCTTAGTTAAAGGCCAGAACCTTCAGGTTGAAAAAATCCGTGAAGATTTAGCGGACCGCGGAGACTCACTCTTGGTTGTGGGCACAGAAGAAGTGGTAAAAATTCATGTTCATGTGAAGAATCCGGGAAAAATTCTGGATTATGCTATCCAATGGGGAACCCTTCATGAGGTAGCGATTCATAATATGTTAGCTCAAAATGAAGCCATGGCCCATGCTCAAAAGATGGAAGACATTCCGGAGGAAAACCGGTCAAAAGCCGGTCAAGAGCAAGAACCGGGTTCGGGGGAAGAGAAAGAGCACGGTATCGTGGCTGTAGCCATGGGTGAAGGTATAGCCGAGGTCTTTAAAAGCTTAGGCGTGGATGAAGTCATTTTTGGCGGCCAGACTATGAACCCCAGCACAGAGAACTTAGTGGAAGCCGTTCGCAAGGTTGCTGCTAAAAATGTTTATATCTTGCCCAACAATGGCAATATCGTCATGGCGGCCCGCCAGGTTAAAGATATCGTGACGGATCGCAATGTATTTATTATTCCTACTAAATCTATCCCTCAGGGTATTTCTGCCCTGGTCAATTACAATCCTTATGGCGCTGCCGAGGAGAATGCCAGGACGATGGAAGAAGGGCTGTCCCTGATCAAATCGGGAGAGGTTACTTATGCCGTCCGGGATTCTCAGTTTGGTGATTTAGAGATCAAAGAAGGGGACATTCTGGGTTTAATTGAGGATGTTATCCAAGTCACAGGTAGAGAACGCCTTCAGGTTGCTCAGGAGACCTTGGGCAAAATGAATTGGAAAGAACATGACCTGCTCACCGTTTTCTACGGAGAAGATGTTTCCGAAGAACAAGCGCAAGAGCTCAGAGCGTGGATTGAAGCAGAAGCCCCCCATATCGAACTGGAGCTTTATCCCGGCAATCAACCCCTGTATTATTATATTTTCGGGGTAGAATAA
- a CDS encoding Asp23/Gls24 family envelope stress response protein yields MGKEINNNLGKIDISEEVIATIAGAAAVECYGLVGMASRKSSDKFSELLGRENLARGVVVSIDDNQVVIDLYIIVGYGVKISEVAANVIERVRYTTENLTGLKVAQVNVNVQGVRVLD; encoded by the coding sequence ATGGGTAAAGAGATTAATAATAATTTGGGGAAAATCGACATCTCCGAAGAGGTTATTGCGACGATAGCAGGTGCTGCCGCAGTTGAATGTTATGGTCTTGTCGGGATGGCTTCCCGAAAATCCTCGGATAAGTTCTCCGAACTCTTGGGCCGCGAAAATTTAGCCCGTGGGGTTGTTGTATCCATCGATGATAATCAGGTGGTTATTGATCTGTATATTATTGTCGGTTATGGAGTTAAGATTTCTGAAGTAGCAGCCAATGTCATCGAACGGGTTCGCTATACCACTGAAAACCTAACCGGTCTCAAGGTAGCGCAGGTCAATGTCAATGTCCAGGGTGTCCGTGTCTTGGATTGA
- the rpmB gene encoding 50S ribosomal protein L28 — protein MANVCAICGKGVASGIQVSHSHIRTKRTWKPNLQRVHAIVNGTPTRISVCTRCLRSGKVQRAV, from the coding sequence ATGGCTAATGTATGTGCTATTTGCGGAAAAGGGGTTGCTTCAGGTATTCAGGTCAGCCACTCCCATATCCGGACAAAGCGGACTTGGAAACCTAACCTGCAAAGGGTTCACGCCATCGTCAACGGCACTCCGACCCGGATCAGTGTTTGCACCAGATGCTTACGTTCCGGTAAAGTTCAACGTGCAGTATAA
- the hslO gene encoding Hsp33 family molecular chaperone HslO: protein MNNKYADELWLGTLSKGEIRWVAVGMTNTVEEAANRHHTTPVATAALGRLMGASLLLASSMKAEEAITLRLLGDGPLGGVVAVGNAQGEVRGYVHEPQVELPLNPQGKLDVSGAVGAGEFVVSRSLSNGESYTGMVPMVSGEIADDLVHYLLNSEQVRSAALLGVMVGKDAHVAGAAGMLFQLLPDASEESIQALEAQLARIQGISQIAADSSTMAELVAQLIGDLDYRVLEKRPVHYQCTCSKERVSETLISIGKEGFEDLIKDQQAELVCHFCNERYHFNEEELRELYEQSK from the coding sequence ATGAACAATAAATATGCTGATGAACTATGGCTGGGTACCCTGAGCAAGGGTGAGATTCGCTGGGTTGCCGTAGGAATGACCAATACCGTGGAAGAGGCGGCTAACCGCCATCACACCACACCCGTGGCCACTGCAGCCTTAGGAAGGCTTATGGGGGCATCCCTGCTTCTGGCCAGCTCTATGAAAGCGGAGGAGGCCATCACTTTACGGCTGCTTGGAGACGGTCCCTTGGGAGGAGTGGTTGCCGTAGGCAACGCTCAGGGAGAGGTGCGGGGTTATGTCCATGAGCCCCAGGTAGAGCTTCCTTTAAACCCCCAGGGAAAGCTGGATGTGTCCGGTGCCGTAGGAGCCGGGGAGTTTGTCGTAAGCCGCAGTCTGAGCAATGGCGAAAGCTATACCGGGATGGTGCCGATGGTCAGTGGGGAAATCGCCGACGATTTGGTCCATTATCTCCTGAATTCCGAACAGGTGCGCTCCGCTGCCCTGCTGGGTGTAATGGTGGGGAAGGACGCCCATGTGGCAGGAGCTGCCGGGATGCTGTTCCAATTACTGCCTGATGCCTCTGAAGAGAGTATTCAGGCACTGGAAGCCCAGTTGGCCCGGATTCAAGGCATCAGCCAAATCGCCGCGGATAGTTCCACCATGGCAGAATTAGTCGCTCAGCTTATCGGAGATCTGGATTATCGTGTACTGGAAAAAAGACCGGTACACTATCAATGCACCTGTTCCAAAGAGCGGGTCAGCGAGACCTTGATCAGTATCGGTAAAGAAGGCTTTGAAGATCTGATCAAGGATCAACAGGCGGAATTGGTGTGCCACTTCTGCAATGAGCGCTACCATTTTAACGAAGAAGAGCTGCGTGAGCTGTATGAGCAGTCGAAGTAG
- a CDS encoding thiamine diphosphokinase, whose translation MRIAVVANGEWDQEWGKEELAAYNRLIAADGGSNHIVRAGFVPDALLGDLDSAEPETLEVCRQKGTVILSYPAEKDETDLELALEYAVKLMEQEERTVKAEKAGVQDRESQDVFLLGAMGGRIDHLLGNLFLLQGFLKRGVRIRMKGPGQELWLLEGRGKLTGKRGQKLSVIPITEKAVVRTEGLYYPLYQETLYRDSPRGISNVFLGEDAIVDVSEGTALIVVLSPDNRR comes from the coding sequence GTGAGGATTGCCGTAGTGGCCAATGGTGAATGGGATCAGGAATGGGGTAAAGAGGAGCTGGCTGCTTATAACCGGCTGATCGCAGCGGACGGTGGGAGCAATCATATCGTCCGGGCGGGATTCGTTCCGGATGCTTTGCTCGGCGATCTGGACTCCGCGGAGCCTGAGACCCTGGAAGTCTGTCGCCAGAAGGGAACCGTTATCCTCAGCTATCCCGCCGAAAAGGATGAGACCGACCTGGAGCTGGCCCTGGAGTATGCTGTCAAGCTTATGGAGCAGGAAGAGCGGACGGTGAAAGCGGAGAAGGCAGGAGTCCAAGACCGGGAAAGCCAGGATGTTTTCCTATTAGGGGCAATGGGCGGGCGAATCGATCACTTATTGGGGAACCTTTTTCTTTTGCAGGGCTTCTTAAAAAGGGGAGTTCGGATTCGCATGAAAGGGCCCGGTCAGGAGCTCTGGCTCTTGGAGGGGCGGGGGAAATTAACAGGGAAAAGAGGGCAAAAACTATCGGTAATACCCATAACGGAAAAAGCTGTTGTACGCACTGAAGGCCTCTATTATCCTCTTTATCAAGAGACTTTGTATCGGGATTCTCCCCGAGGGATAAGCAATGTTTTTTTGGGGGAAGATGCAATAGTAGATGTCTCGGAAGGAACGGCCCTGATTGTGGTTTTGAGCCCTGACAATAGAAGATAA
- the rpe gene encoding ribulose-phosphate 3-epimerase — MIKIAPSILSADFAHLGDQVALVEKAGAEVLHIDVMDGHFVPNITIGPLVVKALRPYSQMRFDVHLMIEHPERFIEEFAKAGADHITVHLEATPHIHRAIQQIKGLGLTAGVSINPATPLDGIKYILDELDMVLIMSVNPGFGGQKFIPAVLPKIEVLHRHLDQMQSSCEIEVDGGINLDTAPAVVKAGANILVAGAAVFACADPARAVQELREAAQGYKGDPK, encoded by the coding sequence ATGATAAAAATTGCTCCCTCCATTTTATCGGCAGACTTTGCCCATTTGGGAGATCAGGTTGCCTTAGTGGAAAAAGCAGGGGCTGAAGTCTTACATATTGATGTGATGGATGGGCATTTTGTACCGAACATTACCATTGGCCCCCTGGTGGTTAAAGCGCTGCGGCCTTATTCCCAGATGCGCTTTGATGTCCATTTAATGATTGAACACCCGGAACGCTTTATTGAGGAATTCGCGAAAGCCGGGGCGGATCATATTACAGTGCATCTGGAAGCCACCCCCCATATCCATCGTGCCATCCAGCAGATTAAGGGGTTAGGTCTTACTGCCGGGGTTTCCATTAATCCGGCCACCCCTTTGGACGGAATCAAGTACATTCTCGATGAATTGGATATGGTTTTGATTATGAGTGTTAATCCGGGTTTTGGAGGGCAGAAATTTATTCCCGCGGTTCTTCCTAAGATCGAGGTTCTTCATCGGCATCTCGATCAGATGCAATCCTCCTGTGAGATTGAGGTGGACGGAGGAATCAACCTGGACACGGCTCCTGCCGTGGTCAAAGCCGGTGCCAACATCCTGGTGGCAGGGGCGGCGGTATTTGCCTGCGCTGACCCGGCCCGGGCAGTTCAAGAGCTTCGGGAAGCAGCCCAAGGCTATAAGGGTGATCCAAAGTGA
- the rsgA gene encoding ribosome small subunit-dependent GTPase A, giving the protein MISGILLKGYSGFYYVFAEGRVWECSLRGRFRIRNQGFLPGDRVKILPGTGDKGTIEEVETRHNSLVRPTIANVDQAFLVFACVSPAPDLNLLDRLIVQVTAAQIKPILILNKIDLGSRGESTAENTFPADGLDFYRQLGCELVKVSTKTGEGLAELQEHINGKVSVLAGPSGVGKSSLVNALSPGLELKTGDVSRKLKRGRHTTRHVELMVCGEGLLADTPGFSSLYLPAMKREELTDYFWEFQDVGECRFANCQHHKEPDCAVKAAVASGRIQPSRYEHYCQFLEEVIAAERRY; this is encoded by the coding sequence ATGATTTCTGGAATATTACTCAAGGGATACAGTGGATTTTATTATGTATTCGCGGAAGGCCGGGTATGGGAATGTTCCCTGCGCGGTCGCTTTCGCATTCGCAATCAGGGATTTCTGCCGGGAGACCGGGTAAAGATTTTACCGGGAACAGGGGATAAAGGGACGATTGAAGAAGTAGAGACCCGCCATAACTCCTTGGTCAGGCCGACCATAGCCAATGTGGATCAGGCCTTTCTGGTATTTGCCTGTGTATCCCCCGCACCAGATCTGAACCTGCTTGATCGGCTTATCGTTCAAGTGACAGCTGCTCAGATTAAGCCCATTCTCATTTTAAATAAAATCGACTTGGGCAGCAGGGGCGAAAGCACCGCCGAGAATACCTTTCCGGCCGATGGGCTGGATTTTTACCGGCAGCTGGGCTGCGAATTGGTTAAGGTATCGACAAAGACAGGGGAAGGGCTGGCTGAATTGCAGGAGCATATCAACGGGAAGGTCAGCGTTCTGGCCGGTCCTTCCGGTGTCGGCAAGTCCAGCCTTGTCAATGCCTTATCCCCCGGTCTGGAGTTAAAGACAGGGGATGTCAGCCGCAAGCTGAAGCGAGGCCGCCATACCACCCGCCATGTGGAGCTGATGGTTTGCGGGGAAGGGCTGTTGGCAGACACCCCAGGATTCTCCTCCCTCTATCTTCCCGCCATGAAGAGGGAAGAGCTGACGGATTATTTTTGGGAGTTTCAGGACGTAGGAGAATGCCGCTTTGCCAACTGCCAGCATCATAAAGAGCCGGATTGCGCGGTAAAAGCTGCGGTGGCATCAGGGAGAATTCAGCCATCCCGTTATGAGCACTATTGTCAGTTTTTAGAGGAAGTTATTGCAGCTGAGAGGAGATATTAG